Within the Nicotiana tabacum cultivar K326 chromosome 11, ASM71507v2, whole genome shotgun sequence genome, the region AATTTTGTTAATCTTCTAACCCTTTAACTAGTTTGCCACACTAGCTACCTAACATGCATGAAACTTATGGTTCATTATAATCcatgaaaaggaaaaatgaagggTACTATCGTAATATAGATATTTAGTATCATATACTAAATCATAATATTAccttaataattaaaatttaaagaaaaaatacgTATTTTTAATTAGTGGCATGCCTTTTAAACGcagggagaaaaagaaaagccaTCTTGAAGACTTGGactatttattctattttttattGACAAAATTTATGCACCATATATAGGGGatactaaaggaaaaagtttatgcaaattaaattaacttattgaaatagtatcTCCGATTTATTTGATGTGACACCATTACTGTAATGAATTTATGACTTTAGTTTGGTTCTAGTTTTATATGAGCTGTATCGGAAAGAATAATAAAATCTTTTATTACTTtctcgtttcaatttatgtgacacaCTTTTTTATTAGTCTGTTTTAAGAAGAAtgacatattttttatatttagatataatttaactttaaatttttatgTTACACTTATTGAGAAGCTTTTATAGTTATACAAATGTCATGGTCCAACAAAGCCTTTACTCTTTCTGCTTTTGAAACTAAAAGTTTCAAaagtattcttttttttttcattaaacCTCACGAAGTCAAATTacgtcacataaattaaaacagaagTAATTATATATTGAACATTAATAGTATGATATAGAATTTCAAATttgataaagtaaataaatttaaaattcttCAAATCTGGAAAAATTTTGTTTAATGATACTCCCTCCAGTTCACTTTAACTGATTTTTAATTGTATTTCACATAGGAATCCAACTTTTAGCACtaattaataatgaaattgaCTATATTAATCTTAATTTGCTCAttaaaaatacaacaaatactccTAGGCTCTTTACTCCAAGAACAACTTTGGGAAAAAAATTAATtccttttttatatattttaaaaaaatcaaatattggaccaaagaaaaactaaaaaatcaaCCGAATGACTAATGTTTATGGATTATGTCCAGTGTCCTGGATATCGTTGCAAGATGAGAAGTATAACAGATAAATTGGCGTGAATATATATTAGTACCTTTTTTTTAATGTCTATTGAGGGCTTTTCTGTTTTCTTAATTTCAAAAACTTTTATGAGGAGGTGCATGTTCAGTAACTATCCTTTATACTAGTACGAAGCTGTCATAGTCTTAGATTCTTCCCTATGTCCCTTAATGAATAACTCCACGTAATAATTTTAACTACTTTAACGGCAGTATTACAAAGATAGTCGCAGCCCGGTAAAAAAAAATGCACTTTGCGTGGTAAATAAAAATGAAAACCATAAAATCATCAATTACTACGATCCTACATGTTTGCCCTTAATAGATTTTTTTAAATCTAAAATCTTTCACATGTCAGTTTATTAAGTActgcatattttttttttcacaatCACTTATAGCTCTTAATAGATTTGCGCAAATTCAAGCTTTTGCATATAATTAGTTATATTAGTAAATATAAGGAAAAAATTTGCACTATGACTATGTATAATTTCCAATttggtcccccccccccccccattcaaGGCACACTTGCTTCTCTTCTCATACACGGAAAATACAAGTTTAATCACACAATTAAGTTGATGTAGAATAGCGGAGAGACATTCAAAGCCGGCATTACTGACCACCGACTCCTTAAAAATCATAGAGATTCCAATAAGCAATAAAAAACACAAAACTCCTTTAATTTCTCATGACTTTCTCAAAGTCAACCTCTCTTCGATCTCTGTACGTATATAAAAACAAAGTACTTCATTCCGAACTTGAAAACAAAAAAAGCCAATAATATTCCTAAATTTCTCTCACTTTTTTGTCAAAAAATGGGCAACGGCTGCTACTCTCTTTGTCCTTCAAAATCATTAACAATTAAGCTGATATTTCGCGATGGAAAAACCAGGATCGTCGCCGGAAAAAGACTAGCCGGAGAGATAATGTTCGAGTTTCCCGATTGCATGGTTTGTCATGCACATTCATTCTTCATTGGACAACCAATTCCTGTCTCAGCCATTGATGATAAGCTAAGGAATGGCGATGCATACTTTGTTCTCCCACTCGATTACTTCTCAAACAAAGTGCTTTCGGCTTCTTCTCTTGCTTCCTTAGGTTCTAATAACACTAATAAAAGAGCTCCAGTTAATTTCAAGAATCCTGCTTTTGAATATGTTAAGGGGTCCAATggtagggttttgataaaagttgCACCTGAGTTTATGATCAAATTACTTCAACGTGGAAATGAGGATAATGGAGATGAGAATTGTGATGGTAATTATATTTTATGTAGCACACCGGAGTTGAAGAAGCAATATGAGCAATTGGTAGGGCCAAAAGGGCAAATATGGTCTCCTAAGTTAGAGACTATTTCTGAATATAAGATTAGGTATTCACCTTGCAAGATGATTGGCTTAGAATGGAAACAGAAAGAATAGTGAATCAACCATTAATGAGTTCAGAATGAGAGGATTTATCATatctatatattttatattctttTATATATACGCAGTTCGAGCCAAATTAAAAGCAATGGGCTCAAATGAACTCATAAAACATGTCTTTAATTGCCGTACAGAactcttttcctcttctttttttttccaattatttaGATGTAAAAGTTGATATTTGCATTTTCTACTAATTCCCAAATTGTAACTGTATCTAAGGATGTAAAAGACAATATCCATTTATATGATGTCCCCAGATATCAATTCCAACAAGTTATAGCACAAAAAAACCAACCACATCAGGTATATTTATTTTTGCCTTTATTTTAGATTTTTAGTGTTAGATTATTCAAAACTGTTAGAGTACTAGAGAAAGGCTGATTTTGTATTTGGGTCATTATTGTAATTAGAATTGGCTCATGTTGTATTTGTTTGTAATTGGGTCACCGGGTCAAGACCCACTATTTATAAATGACTTTCCCTATTATAAAGATACAGATTTTCATTTACTCAATACAAGATATCCGCTTCTCTCAGCTCATGAACTTTTActttaattttgtcatttctttTCCAATTCTCCGtacttaacatggtatcagagcgtagATTTTGGTAGATCGTCTCACTCGCTTCCGATCGATGTTAGCCTTTTTAATTTTCATCGAGTTTTGGTTCTGATTGCTTTTACACTGGATTAGGGTTTTGGTTGGAGTTTCGTCGGATAATTTCATCGTATTATTGCTTGTTTCTGTTGGATTTCAAGTCACTATGGATGTTTTGACCGGACCTGGGTGATCTATTCGCCTTTTTCGATTCTCAAGCTAGGGTTTCCTCGTCGATATCTTGCTGCACCGCCGAAAATTCTGTTCACAAAGGATGTTCTCTTTTCGGTTGCAAAAGAGGGGGTAAATCAGTTTCTTCTTCATATCTCATAAGTTTGTTgattgttttttttgtttgttgtgATATTTTCCTATCAATGACCAACGATAACCCTGCTGTTACACCTTCTTCTTTCTCTACTGCACCTCGTACTGTGTTTCATGAGGATGACTTTTCACATCTGTGTCATCCACTGTATGTGCACCCATCAGATGTACTGGGAACCTCTTTGGTTTCCAGTCCGTTTGATGGAACCTGCTATGGCAGCTGAAGGAGGAACATCTTAGTTGCTCTCTCCATTCGCAATAAACTTGATTTTATCAATGGTACCTCCACAAAGCCACCTCATGGCTCTCCTCTAGCATGCCAGTGGAAAAGATGTAATGATCTTGTAGTGTCATGGTTGGTTAATTCTATGTCAAAAGAAATATCTCGTAGCATAGAGTATTCTGAGTATGCTAAGGATATTTGGTGTGAATTAGAGAGATatgatgttgatacccaatttttttatatgtatttttatatgcaaaatactttcaaaatagcatatacatgcatatataagtatgtccaaatattttagtatttttcctaatttctaaaagatttttaaatcaatttattgccctattttaacaatacaaaaaccaataattgttcttcaaattataattttggtgattaacttattttattctcacatttataccaaaatatagctaaagtaatttttacgcatttttacaaatttatttagtatttttaaagctaaattacatataattgcaattttagcatattttaagatttaatagcattttataattgtgaAATTGACTCAAgtgttttttaatttaatatttgggtattactaattaatttagtatttttaatttgtttcaaaaattattttacctatttttataaaataaaaagggaaaaagtggcaatttaaaatctagccctaacTATTTCAATTTTGGCCTAAAATCAGCCCCCAATTAAACCccaatttaattttttaaacgGACCAGCCCAATTCAATTTAACCCGCCCCTGACCCAACTAAAATCTACCTGACCCAGACCCCCTCTTATCTTGGCCGTTGatatctgagatcaacggcccctaCCCATTATTGgtttttttaatccaaacgactaccctaatcccctcatttctCTTCTATCAGCCGCCTCTAAACGCttcactctctcaaactctctcgaatgtTCTCAAAACCCTAATCGCCTCCTACCGTCTTCAACCTCAAAACccccggaatccatggcttctcaggtcATGGAAACCCTACACTCACCCTTCATTGCTCTTATGCGCCTGGTACTTGGAGATTCGAGGTGTGACCTCGAAGGTTTCCGCTCAGATCTTCGTCGATCCAAGATTCTACGGCCATCTCGGTCTTGCTCTGGCGTAcaatggtgttttgagcctggttctgACTTCTCCGACTGAGATTGgaccttttccaagcctttctcatttctagggatcttctgaaaccctaactcttcgaggttttctccgatcttTTTAGATTTGttatgtatctatgctctacttgagttttcaaaacgatttccctaacttttctttcaaagttCTTCTTTTACGATCTAGGGTTTTTTTGAAAATGCTTAAATGCCAATCTgatcttcttctcctttccttttgTGTGTATTTGACGCTACTGtgtctttatgctttccttctactaCACATGTTCTTATGTGCTTTCTATCTTTCGTTTTCCTACTGTGTCTCTATACCATGCTCTCACATGTTTATCTCACTGTATTTTCCTATATGTTCTTTTGCTATACTTTTCGGGTGTTCTTGTGTTCTTCTACTATATTTCTCTACTAAGTTCTTAAGTCTctttgtttgccttctactgaaccttgttttaagtttcttctaaaagaCTCGTTTAAGCATGTTTTCCTCTACTGTTTCTTCTACTCTCATTATGCTTTGAATTTCTTCACTCTGTTTGCTTTGACCTTCTACTGAAGTTgcttgttttctcatgagtttctaaaAGAAATCTCTGAGCCTGTTTTGACTACTTGCttcctcatctctgtacttgactcgaggtggaaaccctagaatttgggggttctgccGAGGTTTGGTCATATGATTGAACTAGGGTTCTGTttgagaacccttgactctttcaGACTAATCTCTGAGTCTATGAACTAAGTTTGAACTTCTTTCTTTGCACACAATGCTGAGCGTTTTCTTAAAATTCTTCTACACTAGACCCTTCTACTGATTGGCATGATAAGTTTCTCTCATGTTTAATGTGTCTGTTTGCttttatatgtgatgaatctttcgtcaaaagggttttccaacttgtgattgattcagaattccttttaataggtctaattgattgttgctgattttatttaagtaaaacctttcttcaccttttctgactgGGTTCATTCCTACAAATCTTTAGACTTCTGATTTCTTGGATGTTAACTAATTCCCTTGCTTTATTTGCATAAACCGTGTACTATCAAGACCTTGTCCTTAAATagacctttatgtatttacccctattattctactttgcacaaagtgtttgattaatttctttccttaatggGTTTATACCCGTTTgtaatctgaatcccttaattaaagggaaaacttgtgtaattgattgacaatcgattctcttaccttatttatgctttccttctaTACTATAAAAGGGTACGACCCCTTTCTCAGCAAAGACACTTTCAACTCAACACCTTTATACTTCAGACTTCCCACCCACAATCTCAATTCTCTTCTAAACTCATCGTATTCTGACTGActgtttgcactttggctttacaagactactgctttcttcTTACTTGTTTCTTTaagactggtatgttctagttttagcttcagcatcatcccaatgtgtttacttatagCCTTTacatccatgtctactttactatCTATGTGGAGTTAAATATTTAACTGGCATGTTAATTTCTTTTTACCTGTTTCTGTTGTGAATCCCTGCACCCCTGTTTCCTTCTATGTGCTTTGAGTTGTAGTTCAGGACATGGCAATATGCATGTTATTGTTCATGTTTGGACTTGATCCCTTGggggatcctaactcccaaaacAATGTGTTTTAACAGGCTTGTATGGTGTGCCATCACTTCTCATTGCTAGGTATGCCCCCTAGCGTGTCTTTGCTTGTTTACCacttcccctttcccctttttCAAACTCTACACTTACACTCACTCTTagcttctaagttctgcccccctcatgtgagccttgccttgggaccttgagttccctctgaacttggacacctaagggctgacccttccacactgcactacgACTTAATCCTgcacatttgggtgtgagcactgcccgaagTCCATTTggggctcttagggaactttgacacatccaaatgagagaaaggctttggatcctgatctttggagttggatcATCACATAATTCAGacatggagtctgaattaggctccccttggttgtactgttaatttctaatgtaattttgcttttcttattcattctaggctgtaataatttgtaataactattgggagtggctagtgaaaagggatgggaatgactgtatgcaaaaaggggtagatatcatgccgaTAGGCTTATTAATTTCTGCAGATACCATGCttatttctgcattctcatctttagataacatgcctataggtttattATTTTTTGCATCCACATAGATATCCTGCTTATAGGTTTACTTACAGAATTCTGCACTTGCATATAGACACCATGGCTATAAGAATTCCTGCATCATATAGACACCATGTATATAGGTTTATGCATTCATATAAATACCATGTCTTTaaggttttctgcacttctgcattatatagataccatgtctataagaaagttttgcatctctcatatagataccatgctcgtAGTTAACTAGAAATTCAAATTTtgcatatgcatctgtcactagACAAACctgtctataggatttaaataactaatagcatttagataccatgcccatAGGATTTTTACACTCTTGCTACGTCTGTAAAAATGTTAAAAATCAaaaacgcctagaaagcatgcctataggaactatcaaCCAAATCTGAACTGCCTCACTCGTTTTAAGTTTAATCTGTCAGTAGTAACGCATGATCAACTGCAGAACTTGTattattttgttaaaaattgGCAACCTTTCTGTaatcagtttacttctttatttctgaaaccagtagatgtcatgcctataggtttcgtctaacacctaggcaagccttaggataaaaGCTATAACTGCACCAGGTTTTgttaattacaaccagcgggcaggctaaattcggacttcttatctgaaaatatgtgataaatgtagacatgtgatttttgaccctccccaagatctttCATATATTAgcgcaaaatatttaatttaggcataatatagatattttaagtaatttgactcttttactttattttagtacaagaaaacaaaaattacaacaaaaaaatatatatatataataataataataataataagttcattaatatttgtagtcatttttaatctaaaaaatatataaaaaatagtatcgtatttttatttttaagataatgtttgaaaatacaaaaattttaagggttagttttgtttttaataaaCTATTTTAATAGTAGGGCTAATTAATAAATGAGCGCAtatttttaatctcattcgcggcaaaagaatagagcttgggctcgagcaaacccagctttaggcctaattttggacctagcccacaattgccaagcccataaCTCTTAGGCCCacaccccttaacctaaaaaccatACCCAAAAAACCCTAGACTCTACACTATAAAACAAGACTAAAGATTAAAACAAAGTAGAGAGGAACGAGCTGGGGAAAGGGGGGCTGGGAAAAAAATGCAGCCTCGATTTATTGAAGCCTAAAAcgcaacaaaagaaaaaagggctGGGAAAGGAAGAGTTGGGAAAGAACGCAGAAGGCTGCGCATGAACAAACGAAAGGAGGAAGAAGCTAAACGCAAAAAATCTGCGTAAAAACAAACAACCCCACCCCCCGCACATCATCTTCCCCGTCGCACCCCAACTCCAAAGGCCGACCAAGCTCACCCTAAACACACGCCACCTTAGCCATCCACCTCCTCCTCTGTCATCGCTGCTTCTAGCCATTACACCTACGAGACTAACACCACCAAAACCCTTGAATCCCTAGACCCTTAGGACCCTAGCGACAGAAAAGAGATCCGTTGTTACACCAGCCATACACGGCCCATGCACGCCAGAGGAAACACTAACCACCTCGTTTCAGCCCGAAACTCGCCGAGGAAACGAGCTCCACCTGCTCATTGGATCAACGAGTTCTAGACGCGAGAAACAAAACCAAGCAACTTCACCCCGCTCACCACCATCGCTGGACCCTCACCGCGAAACCGCCATCTCCGGCAAAGCTTCATGTCGTAAACAGCTTGCCATGGAATCCGGCGAACCGAGTTCGAACCCAGTAGCATACCTAGCTCAAGTTCTCCGGTGAGTTCCGAGGTCGCCGAGGTTCCGATATCGGTTCAAGGATCAGGTCGTCAGCTCGGTGTTGTCCGCTGCGTCTGAAGTTTTCTTCGTTGTATAC harbors:
- the LOC107825413 gene encoding uncharacterized protein LOC107825413, producing the protein MGNGCYSLCPSKSLTIKLIFRDGKTRIVAGKRLAGEIMFEFPDCMVCHAHSFFIGQPIPVSAIDDKLRNGDAYFVLPLDYFSNKVLSASSLASLGSNNTNKRAPVNFKNPAFEYVKGSNGRVLIKVAPEFMIKLLQRGNEDNGDENCDGNYILCSTPELKKQYEQLVGPKGQIWSPKLETISEYKIRYSPCKMIGLEWKQKE